Proteins encoded by one window of Astatotilapia calliptera chromosome 13, fAstCal1.2, whole genome shotgun sequence:
- the LOC113035393 gene encoding paraneoplastic antigen Ma1-like produces MRKSYRKLRMFSGVKPTPNGEEEYDAWAEQTTHLLDEWQCSDNIKKQRIVESLKGPAADIVRFLRVQQPTATSYDYMQVLETAFGTTESASDLLVKFRHTYQNVGEKLSTYLLRLDKLLHCIFRKGGVALSDMNRLRMEQVVRGALQQDMIALRLRMTHKLREPPSFSELLKEVRDEEDMLQSRNDSKNPVMSQSVTPISKSAPEQEVDPEVAKLKKELSVMKAEMLSLKAATVASHPDTQISQPEVPAKPPYKRNATPQRSGYQEDKPGIFCYRCGEDGHFKRECEGEENLLKVNKRLIKLTKKSGNYRGVQ; encoded by the exons ATGCGGAAG AGCTATCGTAAGCTGCGCATGTTCTCTGGTGTGAAACCTACGCCCAATGGGGAGGAAGAGTATGATGCCTGGGCAGAACAGACAACACATCTGCTAGATGAGTGGCAGTGCAGTGACAACATAAAGAAACAGCGAATAGTGGAAAGTCTGAAAGGTCCAGCTGCAGACATTGTAAGGTTCTTGAGAGTCCAGCAGCCCACTGCAACTTCATATGACTACATGCAGGTTTTGGAGACGGCTTTTGGAACAACTGAGAGTGCGTCCGATCTTCTGGTGAAGTTCAGACATACCTACCAAAATGTGGGCGAAAAGTTGTCTACTTACTTGTTGAGGTTGGATAAACTGCTGCACTGTATTTTCAGAAAAGGAGGCGTGGCACTGTCTGACATGAATCGATTACGGATGGAGCAGGTTGTGAGGGGAGCACTGCAACAAGACATGATTGCACTTCGTCTTCGTATGACTCACAAGCTGCGAGAACCCCCTTCTTTCAGTGAGTTGCTAAAAGAAGTAAGGGATGAAGAGGACATGCTCCAAAGCAGAAACGATAGTAAGAACCCAGTAATGTCACAGTCTGTAACTCCTATTTCTAAGTCGGCACCTGAACAAGAAGTTGATCCTGAAGTGGCAAAGCTGAAAAAAGAGTTAAGTGTCATGAAAGCTGAGATGCTTAGTCTTAAAGCTGCTACGGTTGCATCACATCCAGACACCCAGATTTCACAACCAGAAGTCCCTGCCAAGCCACCTTATAAAAGAAATGCTACCCCACAAAGGTCTGGCTATCAAGAGGATAAACCTGGAATATTTTGCTACAGATGTGGGGAGGATGGACATTTTAAGAGAGAATGTGAAGGTGAAGAAAACCTACTCAAAGTCAACAAGCGCCtcattaaactgacaaagaaatCGGGAAACTACCGCGGGGTCCAGTAG